The Candidatus Omnitrophota bacterium DNA window ATAGTATTTCTTGCCTTTTTTTGCGAGTATATGGACTCCACGCTTGGTATGGGATATGGAACGACAGTGACACCCGTACTTTTAATTATTGGATATGAACCGTTACAGGTAGTTCCGGTTGTCCTGATATCTGAATTGATTACCGGGTTATTAGCAGGGTATTTTCACCACAAAGAAGGAAATGTGAATTTTCAGCCTAAAATAATTGATTTGGCGGCAATTAAGGAGGAATTAAAGTCCTTCGGGTATATTCAAAGCCTTAGTAGAAATATACCCATACATTTAAAGGTGGCTTTGATTTTGGCGCTGTGCAGTATAATAGGCACTATTTTTTCCACTTTTATAGCGGTTAATTTGCCTAAATATTGGGTCAAAGTTTACATAGGCGCTGTGGTGCTAATGATGGGGATTATTATTCTAATATGCTTCAACAGGCAATTTAAATTTTCATGGAGGAAAATAGTAAATTTAGGGTTAGTTGCATCATTTAATAAAGGCATAAGTGGCGGGGGTTATGGCCCGGTAGTAACCAGTGGGCAGATCCTTTCAGGTGTTGAGGGTAAAAGCGCTGTTGGGATTACTTCATTAGCCGAGGGG harbors:
- a CDS encoding TSUP family transporter encodes the protein MFELSLGTILGIVFLAFFCEYMDSTLGMGYGTTVTPVLLIIGYEPLQVVPVVLISELITGLLAGYFHHKEGNVNFQPKIIDLAAIKEELKSFGYIQSLSRNIPIHLKVALILALCSIIGTIFSTFIAVNLPKYWVKVYIGAVVLMMGIIILICFNRQFKFSWRKIVNLGLVASFNKGISGGGYGPVVTSGQILSGVEGKSAVGITSLAEGLTCAVGIISYLLISKSSLDLRLAPFIAVGAVASIPFSVKSVKKMTEKKLKIAIAILSIILGIVTITKTISG